A part of Neodiprion pinetum isolate iyNeoPine1 chromosome 4, iyNeoPine1.2, whole genome shotgun sequence genomic DNA contains:
- the Fancm gene encoding Fanconi anemia group M protein homolog isoform X1, with translation MELLQRESLISSEPGTKGFDLSAGGNWIYPLNYQFREYQYTITRNALFSNTLVCLPTGLGKTLIAAVVMYNFWRWYPQGKIVFLAPTKPLVAQQISACHNIMGIPSFDTIELTGSMNPKSRKIAWLKKRVIFATPQVFQNDLDKNIAPGALVRCVVIDEAHKALGRHAYCESLRLLRTQSSCHRILALSATPGSRIEDVCQVIQNLCISNLELRDETSPDIVPYLNKRQMDIILVPLDDDLSNFKEKYISIVDRYVRLLVQYHILKGNANAISKGRIFYLYKEFKSKTVRPANYGQIMKTMNRCMSLYHAYDLMIRHGLRAFASFCETHSNDFWMTEEPDLQKLLEEILLYLGPFPNVSPLPDGSVNEIPKDVVFGHTKFQKLKDLLLDHFHKFAARREETRAIVFVEYRDSVNEVYVALLQLKPILRPKMFVGQAGQKRKQQMQAMEAFRSNEANVLISTSVGEEGLDVGEVDLIVCFDISQSSPIRLVQRMGRTGRRRDGRIVMLVTDGKEHQSLKSTIATKDSLNKKVFHSSNVVSALFAESPRMVPPEFEPECSKMHIKLQPKTPTSKGKRKREKMENDVPKENNKKAVGVKNNPVSSMQHEAEKANSSQSSMLQFLKKSSSIEDCGKVSNHVLQSSQSILPAVPVLQSDSIKLLTDDTAAVEFLTLCAIKVSKLEGTLNESNRIDETYLPSSKHDDVADFFNYPVPDLSILSCIASLEECTEYRIPEVTEDYEMDQIDNEVYVMEHNQPNLLEYVDRNSAPAAGEFNYENLFDDSSQSDETVFFDDKEIKQSDRNLKEQLQNVGMHNFENDDKVNDGEQASLQDKGDDWYADLLQDDFFDCISEDLVNTVSEDQKQECEEDNEPPSKGCFESILDESSDSEIPSSQGELDTKRNMRKSIRSSINDTIPVTQNESSIEKYTEKSVTSYLNKAVLGTRNDNHQSISKSSKPSTRHLCRVDSESILKPQLLVNTRDTNESVDSNKQLHGNEKKGSCALNVTDPESRFSQSKQNEFSVSRSDIHSGSNRFNRAAGLANVKIDQLNNSNVNANPYLDEDDDVVFIEEINITAKRDESRRNSINQALNEHYNYDEDDVIIDNEVTVTEKRNANETDADTGASSITQIIQLIENSSSKGLDLSKISKNTQNMSNCCKSNLVKASKKVWPKRDLSPFEQKVPNHDLSDNNTTIASHYFNGNDNSIKNSDVVLKIEEPPEIELDLSDINWDDAFEGGEPFADNNQVSDQLNETINGAYAKADFRNRLSDRREESLLVKKEGSSENNSDSTIILSENTVDDKKSSSETIVDFNLGDYEWDSDFETPANPVESLKQFNRLNNRSSSKKADDTIASRTASNPLLSKLGKSSAVSSSATTPKTELNTKKSEVLKSSESRKYQFDDALDSEDDFFEPHNKGKMGRDIHPKTNYVLTLNKTRTILKGSKISLQEKENIVPTNSGSELTSAFPSNSKHRNIKEKPYYIKGAVVDQNKITALHRHSLKRKKCRDRERKKSKFIDCEAEVSPGTTSGSSGEDADLDGFISYTQQHPETVDMHTHYLQSIKSVHQTGTFHFKKPRVFVPDNEVFSQAVPEDENSTYLLDSFCVSGGEDDLHAESYDESFLEVTEKILDCKKRKHSKHGRACNLKRRKVAEKLYDSNSSEDETENLRKQILDESMLYKRKQ, from the exons ATGGAGCTGTTACAAAGAGAATCGCTAATCTCGTCGGAACCTGGTACAAAAGGTTTCGATTTGTCCGCCGGCGGGAATTGGATTTATCCGCTCAATTACCAATTCCGAGAGTATCAATATACCATAACAAGAAACGCACTTTTTAGTAACACTCTTGTCTGCCTACCCACTg GTTTGGGGAAAACTCTAATTGCTGCTGTTgtgatgtataatttttggAGGTGGTATCCACAAGGAAAAATAGTGTTTTTGGCACCTACAAAACCTCTCGTGGCGCAACAAATATCTGCTTGTCATAACATCATGGGAATTCCTAGCTTTGACACAATCGAACTTACTG gTTCAATGAACCCGAAAAGTCGAAAGATAGCTTGGTTGAAGAAGCGTGTCATATTTGCTACCCCACAAGTATTTCAGAATGACTTGGATAAAAATATCGCACCTGGGGCTTTAGTCAGGTGTGTGGTAATAGACGAGGCTCACAAAGCTTTGGGAAGACATGCGTACTGCGAG AGCCTCCGATTACTGCGTACTCAGAGTTCTTGCCATCGTATTTTGGCACTTTCTGCCACACCTGGTAGTAGAATAGAAGATGTTTGTCAG GTAATACAAAATTTGTGCATATCAAATTTGGAATTGCGAGATGAAACATCACCTGACATAGTACCTTATCTCAATAAGCGGCAAATGGACATTATTCTGGTACCGTTAGACGACGACCTATCCAAtttcaaagaaaagtacatttctaTCGTGGATCGTTATGTCCGACTTCTCGTTCAGTACCATATACTGAAAGGAAATGCAAACGCAATTAGCAAAGGAAGG ATATTCTATTTGTATAAAGAATTTAAATCAAAGACTGTAAGACCTGCTAACTACGGCCAAATCATGAAAACGATGAACAGATGCATGTCTTTGTATCATGCCTACGATTTGATGATTCGACACGGTCTTCGCGCATTCGCTTCTTTTTGTGAGA CTCACTCCAACGATTTCTGGATGACTGAGGAACCTGACTTACAAAAATTACTTGAAGAAATACTATTATATCTTGGACCATTTCCAAATGTTTCTCCTTTACCAGATGGCAGTGTGAACGAA ATTCCAAAAGACGTGGTTTTTGGCCATACTAAGTTTCAAAAGCTTAAGGACCTCTTATTGGATCATTTCCATAAGTTTGCTGCAAGACGCGAGGAGACAAGAGCCATTGTTTTTGTTGAG TATCGTGACAGTGTAAATGAGGTGTATGTCGCCTTGCTGCAATTGAAGCCAATACTTCGACCAAAAATGTTTGTTGGTCAAGCAGGGCAAAAGCGTAAACAACAAATGCAAGCGATGGAGGCATTTCGAAGCAACGAAGCTAATGTTCTTATTTCTACGTCAGTGG GCGAGGAAGGTCTTGATGTTGGTGAAGTAGATCTGATCGTGTGTTTTGACATATCACAGAGCTCACCTATTCGTCTTGTACAAAGAATGGGACGTACTGGTCGCCGTCGAGATGGTCGAATTGTAATGCTTGTTACCGACGGCAAGGAACACCAG TCGCTCAAGTCAACCATAGCCACAAAAGATTCTTTGAATAAAAAGGTGTTCCATTCAAGCAACGTAGTTTCTGCTTTGTTTGCGGAAAGCCCAAGAATGGTACCTCCAGAGTTTGAACCGGAATGTTCTAAAATGCATATTAAACTTCAGCCCAAGACACCAACTAGCAAAGGTAAAAGAAAACGCGAGAAAATGGAGAATGATGTACCAAAAGAGAATAACAAAAAAGCAGTAGGCGTAAAAAATAATCCAG tttcatCAATGCAACATGAAGCTGAGAAGGCCAACTCCAGCCAATCATCAATGTTacaatttcttaaaaaatcAAGTTCTATTGAAGATTGTGGTAAAGTTTCAAATCATGTATTGCAATCTAGCCAATCAATTTTACCAGCTGTACCAGTCTTGCAATCTGACTCCATAAAACTACTTACTGATGATACTGCAGCAGTTGAATTCCTAACATTATGTGCAATCAAGGTATCGAAGTTGGAAGGAACATTAAATGAATCTAACCGAATTGACGAAACTTATCTACCCTCATCAAAACATGATGATGTGGCAGATTTCTTCAACTATCCAGTACCTGATTTAAGTATTTTGAGTTGTATTGCATCATTAGAAGAATGCACAGAGTACAGGATACCTGAAGTTACTGAAGACTATGAAATGGACCAAATTGACAATGAAGTATATGTGATGGAACACAATCAGCCAAATCTCCTAGAATATGTTGATCGTAACAGTGCTCCAGCGGCTGGGGAGTTTAACTATGAAAACCTATTCGATGATTCTAGCCAATCCGatgaaactgtattttttgatGATAAAGAAATTAAGCAGTCAGATAGGAACTTGAAGGAACAGCTGCAGAATGTAGGGatgcataattttgaaaacgatGATAAGGTAAATGATGGTGAACAAGCATCTTTGCAGGATAAAGGAGATGATTGGTATGCAGATTTACTACAAGATGATTTCTTTGACTGTATCTCTGAAGACCTCGTGAATACAGTCTCAGAGGATCAGAAGCAGGAATGTGAAGAAGATAATGAGCCCCCTAGTAAAGGCTGTTTCGAAAGTATTTTAGATGAATCTTCGGATAGCGAAATTCCTTCCAGTCAAGGTGAGCTAGATACAAAGAGAAACATGAGAAAATCGATAAGGAGTTCTATCAATGACACAATACCTGTAACCCAGAATGAATCaagcattgaaaaatatacagaGAAATCGGTAACGAGTTATCTGAATAAAGCTGTTCTAGGAACTCGGAATGATAATCATCAATCTATTAGCAAGAGTTCCAAGCCTTCAACGCGTCACTTATGTAGAGTTGATTCTGAGAGTATACTGAAACCGCAATTGCTGGTTAATACACGCGACACTAACGAATCTGTGGATAGTAATAAACAATTGCATGGTAATGAAAAGAAAGGATCATGTGCACTAAATGTAACGGATCCTGAGTCACGATTTTCTCAATCAAAACAGAATGAGTTTTCGGTTTCGAGAAGTGATATCCATTCCGGAAGCAACCGTTTCAACCGAGCTGCAGGACTAGCtaatgtaaaaattgatcaattgaaTAACAGCAATGTAAATGCAAATCCGTATTTGGACGAAGATGACGACGTCGTGTTCatcgaagaaataaatattactgCAAAACGTGATGAGAGCAGGAGAAATTCTATTAACCAAGCACTAAACGAACATTATAATTATGATGAAGATGACGTAATAATCGATAACGAAGTTACAGtgacagaaaaaagaaatgccaATGAAACAGATGCAGACACAGGTGCATCTTCAATAACGCAGATAATTCAGCTAATTGAAAATAGTAGTTCTAAAGGATTAGATTTGagtaaaataagtaaaaatacTCAAAATATGTCAAATTGTTGCAAATCAAACTTAGTCAAAGCATCGAAAAAGGTATGGCCAAAGAGAGATTTATCACCATTTGAGCAGAAAGTACCGAACCATGACCTAAGCGATAACAATACCACTATTGCCTCGCATTACTTTAATGGGAATGATAATAGTATTAAAAATTCAGATgtcgttttaaaaattgagGAACCGCCTGAGATTGAATTAGACTTGTCTGATATTAATTGGGATGATGCTTTTGAAGGTGGTGAGCCATTTGCAGATAATAATCAGGTCAGTGATCAGCTAAACGAAACAATAAATGGAGCATACGCGAAGGCTGATTTTAGAAATCGGTTATCTGATAGGCGTGAAGAAAGTCttttagtaaaaaaagaaggatcgtctgaaaataattctgaTAGCACGATAATTCTTTCAGAGAATACTGTGGACGACAAAAAATCTTCATCAGAAACAATAGTTGATTTTAATTTAGGTGATTATGAGTGGGATAGCGATTTTGAAACACCTGCAAATCCAGTTGAGAGTTTGAAGCAATTTAATAGGTTAAATAATAGATCTTCGTCGAAAAAGGCTGATGATACCATTGCTTCAAGGACTGCAAGCAATCCATTACTCTCCAAATTAGGAAAATCAAGCGCAGTTTCGAGCTCTGCAACAACCCCAAAAACAGAATTAAATACTAAAAAAAGCGAAGTATTGAAGTCGAGTGAAAGTAGGAAATATCAATTTGATGATGCTTTGGATTCCGAAGATGACTTTTTCGAACCTCATAACAAAGGTAAAATGGGTCGAGATATTCATCCAAAAACTAATTACGTGTTGACCTTAAATAAAACTCGCACAATATTGAAAGGGTCGAAAATATCGTTgcaggaaaaagaaaatattgtaccAACCAATTCAGGATCTGAACTTACGAGTGCATTTCCATCTAACTCTAAACACAGAAACATTAAAGAAAAGCCTTATTATATAAAAGGTGCTGTTGTcgatcaaaacaaaattaccgCGCTACATCGTCATTCGCTTAAGAGAAAGAAATGTCGGGAtcgagaacgaaaaaaatcaaagtttatAGATTGCGAGGCTGAAGTATCCCCTGGTACTACAAGTGGATCTTCAGGAGAGGATGCCGACTTAGATGGTTTTATAAGTTATACTCAACAACACCCTGAAACAGTTGATATGCATACGCACTATTTGCAATCTATTAAAAGTGTTCACCAAACTGGTACCTTTCACTTTAAAAAACCTAGAGTTTTTGTTCCTGATAATGAAGTATTTTCCCAAGCTGTGCCTGAGGATGAGAATTCTACCTATTTACTC GATTCCTTCTGTGTGAGTGGTGGCGAAGACGATCTTCATGCAGAGTCGTATGACGAGTCTTTTCTTGAAgtaacagaaaaaatattggacTGTAAGAAGCGAAAACATTCAAAACATGGTAGAGCGTGTAAtttgaagagaagaaaagtaGCCGAAAAATTGTATGATAGCAATAGCAGTGAGGATGAGACTGAAAATCTTAGAAAACAGATTCTGGACGAATCGATGCTTTATAAGAGAAAACAATGA
- the Fancm gene encoding Fanconi anemia group M protein homolog isoform X2, whose product MELLQRESLISSEPGTKGFDLSAGGNWIYPLNYQFREYQYTITRNALFSNTLVCLPTGLGKTLIAAVVMYNFWRWYPQGKIVFLAPTKPLVAQQISACHNIMGIPSFDTIELTGSMNPKSRKIAWLKKRVIFATPQVFQNDLDKNIAPGALVRCVVIDEAHKALGRHAYCEVIQNLCISNLELRDETSPDIVPYLNKRQMDIILVPLDDDLSNFKEKYISIVDRYVRLLVQYHILKGNANAISKGRIFYLYKEFKSKTVRPANYGQIMKTMNRCMSLYHAYDLMIRHGLRAFASFCETHSNDFWMTEEPDLQKLLEEILLYLGPFPNVSPLPDGSVNEIPKDVVFGHTKFQKLKDLLLDHFHKFAARREETRAIVFVEYRDSVNEVYVALLQLKPILRPKMFVGQAGQKRKQQMQAMEAFRSNEANVLISTSVGEEGLDVGEVDLIVCFDISQSSPIRLVQRMGRTGRRRDGRIVMLVTDGKEHQSLKSTIATKDSLNKKVFHSSNVVSALFAESPRMVPPEFEPECSKMHIKLQPKTPTSKGKRKREKMENDVPKENNKKAVGVKNNPVSSMQHEAEKANSSQSSMLQFLKKSSSIEDCGKVSNHVLQSSQSILPAVPVLQSDSIKLLTDDTAAVEFLTLCAIKVSKLEGTLNESNRIDETYLPSSKHDDVADFFNYPVPDLSILSCIASLEECTEYRIPEVTEDYEMDQIDNEVYVMEHNQPNLLEYVDRNSAPAAGEFNYENLFDDSSQSDETVFFDDKEIKQSDRNLKEQLQNVGMHNFENDDKVNDGEQASLQDKGDDWYADLLQDDFFDCISEDLVNTVSEDQKQECEEDNEPPSKGCFESILDESSDSEIPSSQGELDTKRNMRKSIRSSINDTIPVTQNESSIEKYTEKSVTSYLNKAVLGTRNDNHQSISKSSKPSTRHLCRVDSESILKPQLLVNTRDTNESVDSNKQLHGNEKKGSCALNVTDPESRFSQSKQNEFSVSRSDIHSGSNRFNRAAGLANVKIDQLNNSNVNANPYLDEDDDVVFIEEINITAKRDESRRNSINQALNEHYNYDEDDVIIDNEVTVTEKRNANETDADTGASSITQIIQLIENSSSKGLDLSKISKNTQNMSNCCKSNLVKASKKVWPKRDLSPFEQKVPNHDLSDNNTTIASHYFNGNDNSIKNSDVVLKIEEPPEIELDLSDINWDDAFEGGEPFADNNQVSDQLNETINGAYAKADFRNRLSDRREESLLVKKEGSSENNSDSTIILSENTVDDKKSSSETIVDFNLGDYEWDSDFETPANPVESLKQFNRLNNRSSSKKADDTIASRTASNPLLSKLGKSSAVSSSATTPKTELNTKKSEVLKSSESRKYQFDDALDSEDDFFEPHNKGKMGRDIHPKTNYVLTLNKTRTILKGSKISLQEKENIVPTNSGSELTSAFPSNSKHRNIKEKPYYIKGAVVDQNKITALHRHSLKRKKCRDRERKKSKFIDCEAEVSPGTTSGSSGEDADLDGFISYTQQHPETVDMHTHYLQSIKSVHQTGTFHFKKPRVFVPDNEVFSQAVPEDENSTYLLDSFCVSGGEDDLHAESYDESFLEVTEKILDCKKRKHSKHGRACNLKRRKVAEKLYDSNSSEDETENLRKQILDESMLYKRKQ is encoded by the exons ATGGAGCTGTTACAAAGAGAATCGCTAATCTCGTCGGAACCTGGTACAAAAGGTTTCGATTTGTCCGCCGGCGGGAATTGGATTTATCCGCTCAATTACCAATTCCGAGAGTATCAATATACCATAACAAGAAACGCACTTTTTAGTAACACTCTTGTCTGCCTACCCACTg GTTTGGGGAAAACTCTAATTGCTGCTGTTgtgatgtataatttttggAGGTGGTATCCACAAGGAAAAATAGTGTTTTTGGCACCTACAAAACCTCTCGTGGCGCAACAAATATCTGCTTGTCATAACATCATGGGAATTCCTAGCTTTGACACAATCGAACTTACTG gTTCAATGAACCCGAAAAGTCGAAAGATAGCTTGGTTGAAGAAGCGTGTCATATTTGCTACCCCACAAGTATTTCAGAATGACTTGGATAAAAATATCGCACCTGGGGCTTTAGTCAGGTGTGTGGTAATAGACGAGGCTCACAAAGCTTTGGGAAGACATGCGTACTGCGAG GTAATACAAAATTTGTGCATATCAAATTTGGAATTGCGAGATGAAACATCACCTGACATAGTACCTTATCTCAATAAGCGGCAAATGGACATTATTCTGGTACCGTTAGACGACGACCTATCCAAtttcaaagaaaagtacatttctaTCGTGGATCGTTATGTCCGACTTCTCGTTCAGTACCATATACTGAAAGGAAATGCAAACGCAATTAGCAAAGGAAGG ATATTCTATTTGTATAAAGAATTTAAATCAAAGACTGTAAGACCTGCTAACTACGGCCAAATCATGAAAACGATGAACAGATGCATGTCTTTGTATCATGCCTACGATTTGATGATTCGACACGGTCTTCGCGCATTCGCTTCTTTTTGTGAGA CTCACTCCAACGATTTCTGGATGACTGAGGAACCTGACTTACAAAAATTACTTGAAGAAATACTATTATATCTTGGACCATTTCCAAATGTTTCTCCTTTACCAGATGGCAGTGTGAACGAA ATTCCAAAAGACGTGGTTTTTGGCCATACTAAGTTTCAAAAGCTTAAGGACCTCTTATTGGATCATTTCCATAAGTTTGCTGCAAGACGCGAGGAGACAAGAGCCATTGTTTTTGTTGAG TATCGTGACAGTGTAAATGAGGTGTATGTCGCCTTGCTGCAATTGAAGCCAATACTTCGACCAAAAATGTTTGTTGGTCAAGCAGGGCAAAAGCGTAAACAACAAATGCAAGCGATGGAGGCATTTCGAAGCAACGAAGCTAATGTTCTTATTTCTACGTCAGTGG GCGAGGAAGGTCTTGATGTTGGTGAAGTAGATCTGATCGTGTGTTTTGACATATCACAGAGCTCACCTATTCGTCTTGTACAAAGAATGGGACGTACTGGTCGCCGTCGAGATGGTCGAATTGTAATGCTTGTTACCGACGGCAAGGAACACCAG TCGCTCAAGTCAACCATAGCCACAAAAGATTCTTTGAATAAAAAGGTGTTCCATTCAAGCAACGTAGTTTCTGCTTTGTTTGCGGAAAGCCCAAGAATGGTACCTCCAGAGTTTGAACCGGAATGTTCTAAAATGCATATTAAACTTCAGCCCAAGACACCAACTAGCAAAGGTAAAAGAAAACGCGAGAAAATGGAGAATGATGTACCAAAAGAGAATAACAAAAAAGCAGTAGGCGTAAAAAATAATCCAG tttcatCAATGCAACATGAAGCTGAGAAGGCCAACTCCAGCCAATCATCAATGTTacaatttcttaaaaaatcAAGTTCTATTGAAGATTGTGGTAAAGTTTCAAATCATGTATTGCAATCTAGCCAATCAATTTTACCAGCTGTACCAGTCTTGCAATCTGACTCCATAAAACTACTTACTGATGATACTGCAGCAGTTGAATTCCTAACATTATGTGCAATCAAGGTATCGAAGTTGGAAGGAACATTAAATGAATCTAACCGAATTGACGAAACTTATCTACCCTCATCAAAACATGATGATGTGGCAGATTTCTTCAACTATCCAGTACCTGATTTAAGTATTTTGAGTTGTATTGCATCATTAGAAGAATGCACAGAGTACAGGATACCTGAAGTTACTGAAGACTATGAAATGGACCAAATTGACAATGAAGTATATGTGATGGAACACAATCAGCCAAATCTCCTAGAATATGTTGATCGTAACAGTGCTCCAGCGGCTGGGGAGTTTAACTATGAAAACCTATTCGATGATTCTAGCCAATCCGatgaaactgtattttttgatGATAAAGAAATTAAGCAGTCAGATAGGAACTTGAAGGAACAGCTGCAGAATGTAGGGatgcataattttgaaaacgatGATAAGGTAAATGATGGTGAACAAGCATCTTTGCAGGATAAAGGAGATGATTGGTATGCAGATTTACTACAAGATGATTTCTTTGACTGTATCTCTGAAGACCTCGTGAATACAGTCTCAGAGGATCAGAAGCAGGAATGTGAAGAAGATAATGAGCCCCCTAGTAAAGGCTGTTTCGAAAGTATTTTAGATGAATCTTCGGATAGCGAAATTCCTTCCAGTCAAGGTGAGCTAGATACAAAGAGAAACATGAGAAAATCGATAAGGAGTTCTATCAATGACACAATACCTGTAACCCAGAATGAATCaagcattgaaaaatatacagaGAAATCGGTAACGAGTTATCTGAATAAAGCTGTTCTAGGAACTCGGAATGATAATCATCAATCTATTAGCAAGAGTTCCAAGCCTTCAACGCGTCACTTATGTAGAGTTGATTCTGAGAGTATACTGAAACCGCAATTGCTGGTTAATACACGCGACACTAACGAATCTGTGGATAGTAATAAACAATTGCATGGTAATGAAAAGAAAGGATCATGTGCACTAAATGTAACGGATCCTGAGTCACGATTTTCTCAATCAAAACAGAATGAGTTTTCGGTTTCGAGAAGTGATATCCATTCCGGAAGCAACCGTTTCAACCGAGCTGCAGGACTAGCtaatgtaaaaattgatcaattgaaTAACAGCAATGTAAATGCAAATCCGTATTTGGACGAAGATGACGACGTCGTGTTCatcgaagaaataaatattactgCAAAACGTGATGAGAGCAGGAGAAATTCTATTAACCAAGCACTAAACGAACATTATAATTATGATGAAGATGACGTAATAATCGATAACGAAGTTACAGtgacagaaaaaagaaatgccaATGAAACAGATGCAGACACAGGTGCATCTTCAATAACGCAGATAATTCAGCTAATTGAAAATAGTAGTTCTAAAGGATTAGATTTGagtaaaataagtaaaaatacTCAAAATATGTCAAATTGTTGCAAATCAAACTTAGTCAAAGCATCGAAAAAGGTATGGCCAAAGAGAGATTTATCACCATTTGAGCAGAAAGTACCGAACCATGACCTAAGCGATAACAATACCACTATTGCCTCGCATTACTTTAATGGGAATGATAATAGTATTAAAAATTCAGATgtcgttttaaaaattgagGAACCGCCTGAGATTGAATTAGACTTGTCTGATATTAATTGGGATGATGCTTTTGAAGGTGGTGAGCCATTTGCAGATAATAATCAGGTCAGTGATCAGCTAAACGAAACAATAAATGGAGCATACGCGAAGGCTGATTTTAGAAATCGGTTATCTGATAGGCGTGAAGAAAGTCttttagtaaaaaaagaaggatcgtctgaaaataattctgaTAGCACGATAATTCTTTCAGAGAATACTGTGGACGACAAAAAATCTTCATCAGAAACAATAGTTGATTTTAATTTAGGTGATTATGAGTGGGATAGCGATTTTGAAACACCTGCAAATCCAGTTGAGAGTTTGAAGCAATTTAATAGGTTAAATAATAGATCTTCGTCGAAAAAGGCTGATGATACCATTGCTTCAAGGACTGCAAGCAATCCATTACTCTCCAAATTAGGAAAATCAAGCGCAGTTTCGAGCTCTGCAACAACCCCAAAAACAGAATTAAATACTAAAAAAAGCGAAGTATTGAAGTCGAGTGAAAGTAGGAAATATCAATTTGATGATGCTTTGGATTCCGAAGATGACTTTTTCGAACCTCATAACAAAGGTAAAATGGGTCGAGATATTCATCCAAAAACTAATTACGTGTTGACCTTAAATAAAACTCGCACAATATTGAAAGGGTCGAAAATATCGTTgcaggaaaaagaaaatattgtaccAACCAATTCAGGATCTGAACTTACGAGTGCATTTCCATCTAACTCTAAACACAGAAACATTAAAGAAAAGCCTTATTATATAAAAGGTGCTGTTGTcgatcaaaacaaaattaccgCGCTACATCGTCATTCGCTTAAGAGAAAGAAATGTCGGGAtcgagaacgaaaaaaatcaaagtttatAGATTGCGAGGCTGAAGTATCCCCTGGTACTACAAGTGGATCTTCAGGAGAGGATGCCGACTTAGATGGTTTTATAAGTTATACTCAACAACACCCTGAAACAGTTGATATGCATACGCACTATTTGCAATCTATTAAAAGTGTTCACCAAACTGGTACCTTTCACTTTAAAAAACCTAGAGTTTTTGTTCCTGATAATGAAGTATTTTCCCAAGCTGTGCCTGAGGATGAGAATTCTACCTATTTACTC GATTCCTTCTGTGTGAGTGGTGGCGAAGACGATCTTCATGCAGAGTCGTATGACGAGTCTTTTCTTGAAgtaacagaaaaaatattggacTGTAAGAAGCGAAAACATTCAAAACATGGTAGAGCGTGTAAtttgaagagaagaaaagtaGCCGAAAAATTGTATGATAGCAATAGCAGTGAGGATGAGACTGAAAATCTTAGAAAACAGATTCTGGACGAATCGATGCTTTATAAGAGAAAACAATGA